In Eubacteriales bacterium mix99, the DNA window AACGTTCCTGCACAAAACAGATTCTGACAGGGAAACAAAGTTCTCTTCGGAGGATCATTTAAAGAAGATCAAAAAGATGGCGCGCTTACGGAAAAAAGCCAAACTGTCGTTGAATTATATAAAGTCCGGAATAGAAGTGGATCATCTGTCGGTTTGTACCCGATTCGGTACAGGGGATGCCGCAGTCACTGCATGGCTCAGCGGTGGACTGTATTTCGCTTTTTCCTTTATTGTCCCATATCTCAAAAACAATTACCACCTGAAAAAGCAAAAACTGCAGATTGTGCCCTATTACCGGGGCAGGATGTTCGATCTGAATCTTGACTGCATAATACAATTTAAAATAAGCCATATTATTATTGCAGGTTTCAAGATGTTGAAACAGGAATTTGAAAAAAAGTAGGGCGGTGAAAAAATGGTTGAGCATCCAATTGATAATATCATGAAAACCACTATGGAAAATCTCAAGGAAATGATTGATGTCAATACCATTGTGGGAGATGCAGTGGAAACATCAGAAGGTACGGTAATCATTCCTATTTCCAAGGTCTCGTTTGGTTTTGCGGCAGGAGGCGGGGAATATAAAGAAAACGGGTCTGCAGGTGCAAAAAAGAGCACAGCGGAGGATACAGAGGGAGAAATGCCCTTTGCAGGAGGAAGCGGTGCCGGAGTTTCTGTGAATCCCATTGCGTTTTTGGTTGTTGGGGAGGACCGTATCAAATTGCTGCCGGTACAGTTCCATTCCGCTGCAGATCGAATGATTGATCTTATTCCTACTGTTGTGGAGGAACTACAGAACAGGATGGGGAAGGATAAGAAACCAACCAGGCAAAAGGAAAAGAAAACGGAAACCATCATAACAAATGAACCACAATAAGGCGGCTGACAAGCCGCTTTTGTTTGCTGCATTCAAAGGAAAGGAGCCGGACTTTTGAAAACGGGTAAAATCATACTGGCTGCTGTTTTGCTCTTCTTCTGTGCTAATTCCACTGCTCTTGCAGAGATTCCGGATTGTCCGGAATGTACCGGGGAGGCAGCTGTCCTGATGGATGGATCCAGCGGGCGTGTCCTGTATGAGAAAGACAGCCATCGGAAGCTTCCCATGGCCAGCACGACCAAAATCATGACAGCGATTACCGCATTGGAATACGGAAAACCGGAAGACATCGTCGTCATACCGCCGGAAGCTTCCGGCGTGGAAGGATCCTCCATCTGGCTGTCCCCGGGAGAACATCATACCCTGAAGGATCTTTTGTACGGATTGATGCTGCGGTCCGGAAACGATGCCGCCACTGCGATTGCACTTCATATCGGGGGCACTGTTGAAAACTTTGCCGATAAGATGAACGCTCTGGCCCGAAAAATTGGCGCAGAGGACAGCAACTTTTTAAATCCGCACGGATTGCCGGATGACAATCATTATACCACGGCATGCGATCTGGCCCGTATTACGGCATATGGATTGAAGAATCCTGGTTTCCGGGAGATTGTGTCCACAAAATACCATACAATACCATGGGACGGGCATGAATGGGACCGGGCAATGAAAAACGAGAACAAGCTCCTCTGGAACTATGAAGGAGCCAATGGAGTAAAAACCGGGTACACCAAAAAAGCCGGAAGATGCTTCGTCGGTTCTGCTGAACGGGATCATATGCAGTTAATTGCCGTAGTCCTGAATTGTGGCCCCATGTTTGAAGAAAGTGCTGCATTATTGGATTATGGGTTTGAAAACTATAAAAAATATGATATATATAATAAAAGTGATCGGATCCGCACGGTATCCG includes these proteins:
- a CDS encoding DUF2953 domain-containing protein — protein: MYLFLFLAILLGFLLALLLRKTQLEISIIIRNGKNRSFLILCMLKFIRIRINLPVRKGKKGRRGTFLHKTDSDRETKFSSEDHLKKIKKMARLRKKAKLSLNYIKSGIEVDHLSVCTRFGTGDAAVTAWLSGGLYFAFSFIVPYLKNNYHLKKQKLQIVPYYRGRMFDLNLDCIIQFKISHIIIAGFKMLKQEFEKK
- the ytfJ gene encoding GerW family sporulation protein, with product MVEHPIDNIMKTTMENLKEMIDVNTIVGDAVETSEGTVIIPISKVSFGFAAGGGEYKENGSAGAKKSTAEDTEGEMPFAGGSGAGVSVNPIAFLVVGEDRIKLLPVQFHSAADRMIDLIPTVVEELQNRMGKDKKPTRQKEKKTETIITNEPQ
- a CDS encoding D-alanyl-D-alanine carboxypeptidase; protein product: MKTGKIILAAVLLFFCANSTALAEIPDCPECTGEAAVLMDGSSGRVLYEKDSHRKLPMASTTKIMTAITALEYGKPEDIVVIPPEASGVEGSSIWLSPGEHHTLKDLLYGLMLRSGNDAATAIALHIGGTVENFADKMNALARKIGAEDSNFLNPHGLPDDNHYTTACDLARITAYGLKNPGFREIVSTKYHTIPWDGHEWDRAMKNENKLLWNYEGANGVKTGYTKKAGRCFVGSAERDHMQLIAVVLNCGPMFEESAALLDYGFENYKKYDIYNKSDRIRTVSVDKGKRSEVSLVAGKDYAIALKPGEKGKLHMEIVLPESLKAPLFAGEKAGTVKIFLGDHSMGSIPIVAARNVEKQSFWDLFRKMVNIWR